In one window of Clupea harengus chromosome 4, Ch_v2.0.2, whole genome shotgun sequence DNA:
- the slc52a3 gene encoding solute carrier family 52, riboflavin transporter, member 3-A yields the protein MPLSVHALACAFGLGSWVAVNGLWVELPLIVTVLPEGWDLPSHLTVIIQLANLGPLLVALAHRLWPGRVREAPVVSAVLGVGVLACVLLAAFWRRTSWLLGQERSTAFFILTFFLALVDCTSSVTFLPFMMQLPAKYVTTYFIGEGLSGFVPGLVALAQGVGMARCVNASQSSDNGSLPAGEGGFMIQTEYLPPNFSTEVFFALLGVMTAVSLAAFAALHRVPRTYQLSTENLVPESDPVASVCSGVHPPAVGDPKTQHEAGDRGQSRPLQAKPGHSASQLAFIYSMVVWVNGATNGLLPSVQTFSCMPYGHLAYHLSAALASVANPIACIIAMFRPKRSLVFLGVLCLLGSAFGGYNMAMAAMSPCPLLQDSPLGVALIVMSWVFFAGLLSYVKVMVGVILRDESHSALVWCGAAAQAGSLLGSVTMFPLVNVYHFFQAGDFCSTKCPS from the exons ATGCCGCTGTCGGTGCACGCGCTGGCCTGTGCCTTCGGCCTGGGCTCCTGGGTGGCGGTGAACGGGCTGTGGGTGGAGCTGCCGCTGATCGTCACGGTGCTGCCCGAGGGCTGGGACCTGCCGTCTCACCTGACCGTCATCATCCAGCTGGCCAACCTGGGGCCTCTGCTGGTGGCGCTGGCCCATCGGCTGTGGCCGGGGCGCGTGCGCGAGGCCCCCGTGGTGTCGGCCGTGCTGGGCGTGGGCGTGCTGGCCTGCGTGCTCCTCGCTGCCTTCTGGCGCCGCACCAGTTGGCTTCTGGGTCAGGAGCGCAGCACCGCCTTCTTCATCCTCACCTTCTTCCTGGCGCTGGTGGACTGCACTTCCTCCGTCACCTTCCTGCCCTTCATGATGCAACTTCCTGCCAAGTACGTGACCACTTACTTCATCGGGGAGGGGCTGAGTGGGTTTGTACCAGGCCTGGTAGCACTTGCGCAGGGGGTGGGCATGGCCCGATGTGTGAACGCCTCGCAGTCGTCCGACAACGGCAGTCTCCCCGCGGGCGAGGGGGGGTTCATGATCCAGACGGAGTACCTGCCCCCCAACTTCTCGACCGAGGTCTTCTTTGCCTTGCTGGGGGTTATGACGGCCGTCAGCCTGGCTGCTTTTGCTGCGCTTCACCGCGTGCCGCGGACCTACCAGCTCTCCACCGAGAACCTGGTGCCGGAGAGTGACCCCGTGGCATCCGTGTGCTCGGGCGTGCACCCCCCCGCCGTGGGCGACCCCAAGACTCAGCATGAGGCCGGGGATCGTGGACAGAgtcgccccctgcaggccaAGCCAGGCCACAGCGCCTCCCAGCTGGCCTTCATCTACTCCATGGTGGTGTGGGTGAACGGCGCCACCAACGGGCTGCTGCCCTCCGTGCAGACCTTCTCCTGCATGCCCTACGGACACCTGGCCTATCACCTCTCGGCTGCACTCGCCTCGGTAGCCAATCCCATCGCCTGCATCATCGCTATGTTCCGCCCCAAACg ctcTCTAGTGTTTTTGGGGGTGCTCTGTCTTCTTGGCTCAGCCTTTGGGGGGTACAACATGGCCATGGCAGCCATGAGCCCCTGCCCGCTCCTCCAGGACTCGCCACTAGGGGTCGCCCTCATC GTGATGTCGTGGGTATTCTTCGCGGGTCTGCTGTCCTATGTGAAGGTGATGGTGGGGGTGATTCTGCGGGACGAGAGCCACAGTGCCCTCGTGTGGTGTGGAGCAGCAGCGCAGGCTGGCTCTTTGCTGGGCTCCGTCACCATGTTCCCACTGGTCAACGTCTACCACTTCTTCCAGGCCGGAGACTTCTGCAGCACCAAGTGCCCCTCATGA